A genomic region of Venturia canescens isolate UGA chromosome 7, ASM1945775v1, whole genome shotgun sequence contains the following coding sequences:
- the LOC122413096 gene encoding putative inorganic phosphate cotransporter encodes MKMLSVLQRSCVRIPQRWVFAIMGFLGLFNAYTMRVCLSITIIEMVIPANKTMETVLNDTSICPAELEDDTNLPIGNTMERYDWSEPLQGIILSSFYWGYVVTHLPGGMMAERFGGKYSLGLGILSTAVFTLLTPVAVLWGGSTALIVLRVCMGLGEGVTFPALNAMLAQWTPAEERSKIGSLVFAGAQLGTVVTSSLSGLILHYSPLGWPAVFYLFGAVGVLWFVVWTLICYNNPDEHPFISEREKKYLHERLRDHTSKEPASIPWRHILKSPAFLALIAAQIGHDWGFFTMVTDLPKYMSGVLKFSIKSNGFLSSLPYLCMWICSIITSCLADWLIVAGHMSTTNVRKLGTTIASIGPGIFIIAASYSGCDKTLVVTMFTIGMTLMGTFYPGMKVNALDLSPNYSGTLMAITNGIGAFTGIITPLVVGELAPDGTRAQWQLVFWIVLFVLALTNLIFILYASGDTQLWNDPDYLRKERDEKRREASGEKIEKIVKKDRNEEKEKGTDHHH; translated from the exons ATGAAAATGCTGTCTGTTTTACAAAGGAGCT GCGTGAGAATACCTCAACGATGGGTGTTCGCGATAATGGGCTTTCTGGGGCTGTTCAACGCGTACACGATGAGGGTTTGTCTATCGATAACGATCATCGAGATGGTGATCCCTGCGAACAAAACGATGGAAACGGTGTTAAACGACACGAGTATTTGTCCCGCTGAATTGGAAGACGACACGAATCTTCCGATTGGAAATACCATGGAGCGGTACGACTGGAGCGAGCCGTTGCAG GGTATAATTCTGTCCTCGTTCTACTGGGGTTACGTGGTCACTCATCTGCCAGGTGGAATGATGGCAGAGAGGTTTGGCGGAAAGTATTCTCTGGGGCTGGGTATTCTCTCGACGGCGGTGTTCACCCTGTTGACGCCGGTTGCGGTTCTATGGGGAGGATCGACGGCTCTGATAGTGCTTCGTGTCTGCATGGGTTTGGGCGAAGGAGTGACGTTTCCGGCGTTGAACGCGATGCTGGCGCAGTGGACACCGGCAGAGGAGAGATCGAAGATCGGTTCGTTGGTGTTCGCCGGTGCTCAGCTGGGCACGGTCGTGACCTCGTCGTTGTCGGGGTTGATACTTCACTACTCGCCGTTGGGTTGGCCAGCCGTATTTTATCTGTTCGGGGCCGTCGGAGTGCTGTGGTTCGTCGTGTGGACGCTTATTTGTTACAACAATCCTGACGAGCATCCCTTCATTTCGgaacgagaaaagaaatatttgcacGAACGTTTGCGAGATCACACGAGCAAGGAACCGGCCTCGATACCGTGGCGACACATCCTCAAATCGCCGGCTTTTCTCGCCCTGATCGCGGCCCAGATCGGCCACGATTGGGGCTTCTTCACGATGGTGACCGACCTCCCGAAATACATGAGCGGCGTGCTCAAGTTCTCGATAAAGAGCAACGGCTTTTTGTCCTCGTTGCCGTACCTCTGCATGTGGATTTGCAGCATCATCACCTCCTGCCTAGCCGATTGGCTCATCGTCGCCGGCCACATGTCGACGACGAACGTCCGAAAGCTCGGGACCACCATCGCCTCGATCGGCCCCGGGATATTCATCATCGCCGCCTCGTACTCCGGCTGCGACAAAACCCTCGTCGTCACCATGTTCACCATCGGCATGACCCTCATGGGAACCTTTTATCCCGGGATGAAGGTAAACGCTCTCGATCTCAGTCCCAACTACTCGGGCACTCTGATGGCCATCACCAATGGGATCGGCGCCTTCACCGGGATCATAACGCCCCTGGTCGTCGGCGAGTTGGCTCCTGACGGGACTCGAGCTCAGTGGCAGCTCGTATTTTGGATCGTACTCTTCGTCCTCGCTCTCACCAATCTCATATTCATCCTGTACGCGAGCGGCGACACTCAGTTGTGGAACGATCCGGATTACCTGAGGAAGGAGCGGGACGAGAAGAGGCGAGAAGCGAGCggcgaaaaaatcgagaaaatcgtAAAGAAAGAtcgaaacgaggaaaaagagaagggCACCGACCATCACCATTGA